The following proteins are co-located in the Desmospora profundinema genome:
- the moaC gene encoding cyclic pyranopterin monophosphate synthase MoaC — protein MDGPSFTHMNEQGRAQMVDVSGKPVTSRKAVAQARIRMEPATLQRIREGRMAKGDVLAVAQVAGIMAAKKTAELIPMCHPVPLNGANISFGFDGDDVLVVEAEVKTDHVTGVEMEAFTAVSMAALTVYDMCKAMDRSMVVEETLLVHKSGGKSGDFHRAERPLLNEKES, from the coding sequence ATGGATGGTCCATCCTTTACTCATATGAATGAACAAGGAAGGGCGCAAATGGTAGACGTCTCCGGAAAGCCCGTCACCTCCCGCAAGGCGGTGGCCCAAGCCCGTATACGGATGGAGCCTGCTACTCTCCAGCGCATTCGCGAAGGAAGAATGGCCAAGGGAGATGTATTGGCAGTCGCTCAGGTGGCCGGGATCATGGCGGCGAAGAAAACGGCGGAATTAATCCCCATGTGCCACCCGGTCCCGCTTAATGGCGCCAACATATCTTTCGGATTCGACGGGGATGATGTCTTGGTGGTGGAAGCAGAAGTAAAGACCGATCATGTGACCGGGGTGGAGATGGAGGCGTTTACGGCTGTCAGTATGGCAGCTTTGACCGTCTACGACATGTGCAAAGCGATGGATCGGTCGATGGTGGTGGAAGAAACACTCCTCGTTCACAAGAGCGGTGGGAAAAGCGGTGATTTTCATCGTGCAGAACGCCCTCTTCTCAATGAAAAAGAATCATAA
- a CDS encoding NAD(P)-dependent oxidoreductase — protein MGNNIRVGFIGLGIMGRSMSRNLYRAGFPVTVWNRTRSKMEEAAAWGATVAGSPREVASESDVVITIVGDTPDVRQVVEGEDGILAAAHEGLVWIDMSTISPDTTRRLSDAAAECGVRMLDAPVSGGDIGAREGTLSIMVGGDANVLHEVEPVLQAMGSNIIHCGPAGAGQTVKACNQIMCGLNLLGMAEALTLAKKAGVDPDTMIQVTSQGAAGSWALSNLAPRVVRGDLDPGFSVQFQQKDLRIVLEEAERLCLPLVGTAAVNQLLRSVQAHEGDEDGTQALITVMERLANVKVTPVTSGTG, from the coding sequence ATGGGAAACAACATACGGGTGGGATTTATCGGGTTGGGTATCATGGGGCGTTCCATGTCCCGCAACCTTTATCGTGCCGGCTTTCCGGTAACGGTCTGGAACCGGACGCGATCCAAGATGGAAGAAGCGGCGGCATGGGGGGCGACCGTGGCGGGTTCTCCGCGGGAAGTGGCGTCAGAAAGTGACGTGGTGATCACCATTGTGGGGGATACGCCGGATGTGCGGCAAGTCGTGGAAGGGGAAGACGGGATTTTGGCCGCCGCCCATGAGGGGCTGGTTTGGATCGACATGAGCACCATTTCTCCCGATACAACCCGGCGACTGTCGGATGCGGCGGCGGAATGCGGTGTTCGGATGCTGGATGCTCCCGTCAGCGGGGGAGATATCGGGGCCCGGGAAGGTACGCTTTCCATTATGGTGGGTGGCGATGCGAATGTATTGCATGAAGTAGAACCGGTTCTGCAAGCGATGGGTTCCAACATCATTCACTGCGGTCCTGCCGGAGCCGGACAGACGGTAAAGGCTTGCAATCAGATCATGTGCGGCCTTAATCTGTTGGGAATGGCTGAAGCCCTTACCTTGGCGAAAAAAGCGGGAGTCGATCCGGATACCATGATTCAGGTGACCAGTCAGGGGGCGGCGGGTTCCTGGGCGCTGTCCAACTTGGCTCCCCGGGTGGTTCGGGGAGACTTGGATCCAGGATTTTCGGTCCAATTTCAACAAAAAGACTTGCGCATTGTGCTGGAGGAAGCGGAACGCCTCTGTTTGCCACTGGTGGGGACCGCCGCGGTCAACCAGCTGCTGCGCTCGGTGCAGGCCCACGAAGGGGACGAAGACGGTACCCAGGCCTTGATTACCGTGATGGAGCGTCTGGCCAATGTCAAGGTGACCCCGGTGACTTCCGGCACCGGATAG
- a CDS encoding helix-turn-helix transcriptional regulator: MGDPIRVWVLDPVEPMVRGVAWMLQQEDQVQVEETLWKPDQLEQLLIRRVPLPDVIVFGCVRGREIMEWPELSHLPVPVVVASEEMDRVAGWIHLLSGRAWALTVRGRASELLLALWTVSRGGCYISPAFADEIQQAIQTRLWERSPSVPTLTPMEKQVVMELVKDRTNQEIANVLGISRRTVDSHIASAIRKWEVNSRVGLAVRAVEEGWLLADRKVKKATIRKITV, from the coding sequence TTGGGTGATCCTATACGGGTGTGGGTGTTGGATCCCGTGGAGCCCATGGTGCGCGGTGTCGCTTGGATGTTGCAGCAAGAAGATCAGGTCCAGGTAGAGGAAACGCTGTGGAAACCGGATCAACTGGAACAATTGTTGATCCGGCGCGTCCCGCTTCCTGATGTGATCGTTTTCGGCTGTGTGAGGGGACGGGAAATCATGGAATGGCCGGAACTGTCACACCTTCCGGTGCCGGTTGTCGTGGCATCGGAAGAGATGGATCGCGTTGCAGGGTGGATTCATTTGCTGAGTGGAAGAGCGTGGGCACTGACTGTGCGTGGACGGGCGTCTGAGTTGTTGCTCGCTTTATGGACGGTGAGTCGGGGTGGTTGTTATATCAGTCCGGCTTTTGCCGACGAGATTCAACAGGCGATCCAAACCCGTCTGTGGGAACGCTCCCCCTCGGTGCCGACCCTTACCCCGATGGAAAAACAAGTGGTGATGGAATTGGTCAAGGACCGGACGAACCAGGAGATTGCCAATGTTTTGGGGATCAGCAGGCGGACGGTTGATTCTCATATCGCATCGGCGATTCGGAAGTGGGAAGTCAACTCTCGGGTGGGATTGGCTGTACGAGCGGTGGAAGAGGGGTGGTTATTGGCGGACCGAAAGGTGAAAAAAGCGACAATCCGCAAGATTACGGTTTAA
- a CDS encoding molybdenum cofactor synthesis domain-containing protein, producing MERARMAAVNEAREILLESAPPRPKVERIATRKARGRITAEPVRARLSMPSYPASAMDGIAVRSGRTQTATPETPVSLIEGTDFVWINTGDPLPEWTDAVIMVERVHIRGEREVAVTDPAIPFQHVRQIGEDVAAGETLLMARVRIRPVDQASLLAGGVREVPVLTRPRVTIIPTGKELVPPEIDPARGEIIEFNSTLLAETLQEWGAETRHGGIVPDDPDQIRRAVETALEWSDLVIVNAGSSKGSQDFVPAVLQKMGHLLVHGVAARPGKPTALAVVEGKPVLGLPGYPVSAHLSLEWFAKPWMEAWQGQETPSGESITARLAEPVKTRVGAEDHLRVRVVATPDGGWEALPLFRGAGATFSLSQADGWLRVPAETGEWKRGHEVSVRLSRPSSVIRRRLWIAGGDDPALDVLVSAWSEAIGRPVARQATGEQEAVNRWRNGLCVGIVLETDAGGPCPALPDGWDDQPATVVPLGEREWGWWVQKGNPHGITGVSDWRRSDLRWILPPRGYGSRLFLERLAARAGIPVPDACCEIASCLKAAAAVSGGTAHAAWGIRTDLPPSDCWFLPDTRRSLYLLLSPAVAKATEGQVLLALLRDEKVRTALMNEGLELSMTAGRD from the coding sequence ATGGAAAGAGCTCGGATGGCGGCAGTGAATGAAGCCAGGGAAATACTGTTAGAGTCAGCACCTCCCCGACCAAAAGTGGAGCGAATCGCGACACGGAAGGCTCGGGGCCGGATCACAGCAGAGCCGGTTCGGGCCCGATTGTCGATGCCCTCTTATCCTGCTTCTGCTATGGATGGAATTGCTGTCCGCTCCGGAAGGACTCAGACAGCAACCCCGGAAACCCCCGTCTCTCTGATAGAAGGGACCGACTTTGTATGGATCAATACCGGTGATCCTCTTCCTGAGTGGACGGATGCCGTCATTATGGTGGAACGGGTACACATTCGGGGAGAGAGGGAGGTGGCCGTTACCGATCCGGCTATTCCTTTTCAACATGTGAGGCAGATCGGGGAGGATGTGGCGGCGGGAGAAACCCTGTTGATGGCCCGAGTACGGATCCGACCGGTGGATCAGGCGTCACTCCTCGCCGGAGGTGTCCGGGAGGTGCCGGTACTGACTCGTCCCCGCGTCACCATCATTCCCACGGGTAAGGAACTGGTGCCGCCTGAAATAGATCCAGCGCGGGGGGAAATCATTGAATTCAACAGCACCCTGTTGGCGGAAACACTGCAGGAGTGGGGAGCAGAAACTCGTCATGGGGGTATCGTGCCCGATGACCCTGATCAGATTCGCCGCGCAGTGGAGACGGCTCTGGAATGGTCGGACCTGGTGATTGTCAACGCCGGTTCCTCCAAGGGGAGCCAGGACTTCGTCCCTGCTGTCTTGCAAAAGATGGGGCATCTGTTGGTTCACGGAGTGGCCGCCCGGCCGGGTAAACCGACGGCGCTGGCTGTCGTGGAGGGAAAACCGGTACTGGGATTGCCGGGGTATCCCGTCTCCGCCCACCTCAGTCTGGAATGGTTTGCCAAACCTTGGATGGAAGCTTGGCAAGGACAGGAAACACCGTCAGGGGAATCGATTACCGCTCGATTGGCAGAGCCGGTGAAAACCCGTGTGGGTGCCGAAGACCACCTACGCGTTCGAGTCGTGGCGACCCCGGATGGCGGATGGGAAGCACTTCCACTGTTTCGTGGAGCCGGTGCCACCTTTTCACTATCGCAGGCGGACGGATGGCTGCGGGTACCGGCGGAAACGGGAGAATGGAAACGAGGACATGAAGTTTCGGTCCGGTTGTCCCGCCCGTCATCCGTCATACGGCGCCGGCTTTGGATCGCCGGTGGGGATGACCCTGCATTGGACGTGTTAGTCTCTGCATGGTCGGAAGCTATCGGGCGACCGGTCGCACGCCAAGCGACCGGAGAGCAAGAGGCTGTAAACCGTTGGCGAAACGGGCTTTGTGTTGGAATCGTGCTGGAAACCGACGCCGGGGGACCCTGCCCTGCCCTTCCTGACGGCTGGGATGACCAGCCGGCCACAGTCGTTCCGCTGGGTGAACGGGAGTGGGGATGGTGGGTACAGAAGGGTAATCCACACGGGATCACCGGTGTGTCCGATTGGAGGAGGTCCGACCTGCGTTGGATTCTTCCGCCACGGGGTTATGGGAGCCGCTTGTTCTTGGAGAGGCTGGCCGCCCGTGCGGGGATCCCGGTACCGGATGCATGTTGCGAGATCGCGTCTTGCCTGAAAGCGGCCGCTGCCGTCAGTGGAGGGACGGCCCACGCCGCATGGGGGATCCGGACCGACCTGCCGCCCTCGGATTGTTGGTTTCTGCCGGATACACGCCGGAGTTTATACCTGCTGCTGTCCCCCGCTGTTGCAAAGGCGACAGAAGGACAAGTGTTGCTGGCATTGTTGCGGGATGAAAAGGTTCGGACCGCGTTGATGAATGAAGGATTGGAACTATCCATGACAGCGGGGAGGGATTAG
- the moaA gene encoding GTP 3',8-cyclase MoaA gives MEARTKRADRLGRPMRDLRISVTDRCNFRCQYCMPAEVFGPDYPFLPRSELLTFEEIVRLVRLFAGFGVKKVRLTGGEPLLRKDLPALIRMVSRVPGVDDIALTTNASLLAGSVEELVDAGLNRVNVSLDALDSDVFARMSGGRGKVKSVLAGIDAAAAAGLPVKVNMVVQKGVNDGEILPMARHFKEKGIPLRFIEFMDVGNTNGWKLDQVVSKQEILEKIGSEMPLEPLEPAYHGEVADRYRYRDNGIEVGVISSVTAPFCGSCTRARLSAEGKLYTCLFASRGTDFRTPLRDGVGDDELIRLIDRVWSRRSDRYSEERSSGTAGGRDKVEMSYIGG, from the coding sequence ATGGAAGCTCGCACCAAAAGGGCGGACCGATTGGGACGTCCGATGCGGGATCTTCGTATTTCCGTCACGGATCGTTGCAATTTCCGCTGTCAATACTGCATGCCTGCAGAAGTATTTGGTCCGGATTACCCGTTTTTACCCCGGTCCGAGTTGTTAACCTTTGAGGAAATCGTCCGCCTGGTTCGATTGTTTGCCGGTTTCGGCGTAAAAAAAGTGAGATTAACCGGCGGTGAACCATTGTTGCGAAAGGACTTGCCTGCCTTGATTCGGATGGTGTCGCGTGTTCCGGGAGTGGATGATATCGCCCTGACCACCAACGCATCCTTATTGGCCGGTTCTGTCGAAGAACTGGTCGATGCAGGCTTGAATCGGGTGAATGTCAGCCTGGATGCACTCGATTCGGATGTCTTCGCCCGTATGAGCGGAGGCAGAGGGAAAGTAAAAAGCGTGCTGGCGGGGATTGATGCCGCTGCGGCTGCAGGGTTGCCGGTTAAAGTGAACATGGTGGTACAAAAGGGTGTCAATGATGGCGAAATTCTCCCCATGGCCCGTCATTTTAAGGAAAAGGGAATTCCACTCCGATTCATCGAATTTATGGATGTGGGGAACACCAACGGTTGGAAGCTGGATCAGGTCGTCTCCAAACAGGAGATCCTGGAGAAGATCGGGAGCGAGATGCCTTTGGAGCCCTTGGAACCGGCTTATCACGGGGAAGTGGCGGATCGATACCGCTATCGGGACAACGGCATAGAAGTGGGAGTGATTTCCTCAGTGACGGCTCCTTTTTGCGGCAGCTGTACCCGTGCCCGACTCTCCGCCGAGGGGAAGTTGTATACGTGCCTGTTTGCCTCCCGGGGAACCGATTTTCGAACCCCGCTTCGTGACGGGGTTGGGGATGACGAATTGATTCGATTGATCGACCGGGTGTGGTCCCGTCGCTCGGACCGGTATTCGGAAGAGCGTTCGTCGGGAACCGCTGGAGGACGAGACAAGGTGGAGATGTCTTACATCGGCGGTTGA
- a CDS encoding ThiF family adenylyltransferase has protein sequence MKDERFSRQILFSPIGEEGQAALNRSRVAVVGMGALGTALAHHLVRAGVGFIRLIDRDFVEKSNLQRQMLYTEEDARQSLPKAIAARDHLQQIHSAAEVEAHVADLTWRNAEDLLTGVDLILDGSDNFSVRYLVNDVALKHGIPWIYGGAVSSRGMTFTIRPGITPCLACLFPETPTPGTTETCDTAGVIGPIVQVVAAHQAVEALKLLVGDTAALDDRLRHFELWYNRDGAFQVAQRKRDDCPVCADRQYRHLHPSTPADSAVSLCGRNTVQVSTATDLDLDRLEHRLSPLGTLERNRFLLRLSVDDQHRLVIFPDGRVLVQGTDNPSTARSLVARYIGG, from the coding sequence ATCAAAGATGAGCGCTTTTCCAGACAAATACTGTTTTCCCCAATCGGAGAAGAAGGGCAGGCCGCACTAAATCGTTCCAGAGTGGCTGTCGTCGGTATGGGGGCTTTGGGCACCGCCCTCGCCCATCATCTGGTGCGGGCGGGGGTCGGATTCATACGCCTGATTGACCGCGACTTCGTGGAGAAGAGCAATCTGCAACGGCAGATGCTCTACACGGAAGAGGACGCCCGTCAGTCCCTGCCCAAAGCGATCGCTGCCCGCGATCACCTGCAGCAAATCCATTCCGCCGCCGAAGTGGAGGCCCATGTAGCCGACCTGACATGGCGCAATGCCGAAGATTTACTGACAGGGGTGGACCTGATCCTGGATGGAAGCGATAATTTCTCCGTCCGATACTTGGTCAACGATGTCGCCCTTAAGCACGGCATTCCATGGATTTACGGCGGGGCAGTCAGTTCCAGAGGCATGACCTTCACCATTCGACCCGGAATCACCCCCTGCCTCGCCTGTCTCTTCCCCGAAACACCGACACCGGGAACGACGGAAACCTGTGATACCGCCGGAGTGATCGGACCCATCGTCCAGGTGGTTGCCGCCCATCAAGCGGTGGAAGCCCTCAAATTATTGGTGGGGGATACCGCCGCCCTCGATGACCGTCTGCGCCATTTCGAACTGTGGTACAACCGGGACGGGGCTTTTCAAGTGGCGCAGCGCAAGCGGGATGACTGCCCTGTCTGCGCTGACCGGCAATACCGGCACCTTCACCCGTCCACTCCCGCCGATTCCGCTGTCTCCCTGTGCGGGCGCAACACCGTGCAGGTATCGACAGCCACCGATCTGGATTTGGATCGGCTGGAACATCGTTTATCCCCGCTGGGAACCCTGGAACGGAATCGTTTTTTGCTCCGCCTCTCGGTGGATGACCAGCACCGGCTCGTCATTTTCCCCGATGGCCGGGTGTTGGTTCAGGGAACCGACAACCCGAGCACCGCCCGTTCCCTCGTGGCCCGCTACATTGGGGGATGA
- a CDS encoding thioredoxin family protein yields MDLNRWFDKGMTGQAYIDGMEVNRESLLTIYESFQIREKNQPYFEGLANRRLRGIVLTADWCGDAMLCVPILMRIAEAAGMELRYLIRDDNLELMDRYLTNGKSRSIPIFIFIDDKGNEQMVWGPRAPVVQAAIDELRTRLPSEDSPDFKEKQKELYRDFKRHLLENRGWWQAVEQSVTERFQERLG; encoded by the coding sequence ATGGACCTGAATCGATGGTTTGACAAAGGGATGACCGGCCAGGCCTACATCGACGGGATGGAGGTGAACCGGGAATCTCTCCTGACAATCTACGAATCGTTCCAGATTCGGGAGAAAAACCAGCCTTATTTTGAGGGGTTGGCAAACCGTCGCCTGCGGGGGATCGTTCTGACGGCGGATTGGTGCGGCGATGCCATGTTGTGCGTACCCATCCTCATGCGGATCGCCGAGGCGGCCGGAATGGAACTGCGTTATCTGATCCGCGATGACAATCTGGAACTGATGGACCGGTACTTAACCAATGGAAAATCGCGCTCCATCCCTATCTTTATATTCATCGACGACAAGGGGAACGAACAGATGGTATGGGGGCCGCGTGCACCGGTGGTACAGGCGGCGATCGATGAGTTGCGCACCCGACTGCCCTCTGAGGACAGCCCGGATTTCAAAGAAAAACAAAAGGAGCTGTATCGGGATTTCAAGCGGCATCTGTTAGAGAACCGGGGATGGTGGCAAGCGGTGGAACAGAGTGTAACAGAACGGTTTCAGGAGCGTTTGGGGTAA
- a CDS encoding aminotransferase class I/II-fold pyridoxal phosphate-dependent enzyme encodes MSHRPPFSNLAESLPRSVPFVPPEETERQMGGRFQLRLGANESSFGMSPLARQALLDTVGEAHWYGDATHHDLRRELSRLHSVPAESIAVGAGIDEILGWITRLFLNPGDGVTASLGSYPTFHYHVHGFGGLPHLVPYCDFRNDWGNLAQKVQETGSRLVYLANPDNPTGTFLKRNELQEFRRRLPSDCVLVLDEAYVEFAPEDDRLPLDTADPGIIRTRTFSKAHGLAGARVGYAIAHRDMIAGFDKIRNHFGVTRAAQQAAFASLKDPDFLRHVVAAVNQGKADYYRLARELGYTPLPSATNFVAIDTGSAETARWWLHSLQKRGVFIRVPGIAPLDRCLRVTVGNPEERKVLTRHMRELSQEAPNRHGSHPG; translated from the coding sequence ATGAGCCACCGACCACCTTTTTCCAACCTGGCAGAATCGCTCCCTCGATCCGTTCCGTTTGTCCCCCCAGAGGAGACGGAACGGCAGATGGGCGGCCGCTTTCAACTTCGGCTGGGAGCCAATGAGAGTTCTTTCGGGATGTCCCCCCTGGCCCGACAGGCGCTCTTGGACACCGTCGGTGAAGCTCATTGGTACGGGGACGCCACCCACCACGATTTGCGGAGAGAGTTGTCTCGACTGCATTCGGTTCCCGCAGAATCCATCGCCGTCGGAGCCGGGATCGATGAGATATTGGGTTGGATCACCCGCCTATTTTTAAACCCAGGTGACGGGGTAACCGCCTCTCTCGGGAGTTATCCTACCTTTCATTACCATGTGCACGGCTTTGGCGGTCTCCCACACCTGGTCCCCTACTGCGATTTTCGCAATGATTGGGGCAATTTGGCACAAAAAGTCCAGGAGACCGGCTCCCGTCTCGTCTATCTCGCCAATCCTGACAACCCCACCGGCACCTTTCTGAAACGGAACGAACTCCAGGAGTTCAGGCGGCGGTTGCCCTCTGATTGTGTCCTGGTGTTGGATGAGGCGTATGTGGAATTCGCTCCGGAAGATGATCGGTTGCCGCTGGATACAGCCGACCCCGGCATCATCCGCACCCGTACCTTTTCCAAAGCCCACGGATTGGCGGGTGCCCGGGTTGGTTACGCCATCGCCCACCGTGACATGATCGCCGGCTTTGATAAAATCCGGAACCATTTCGGGGTAACCCGAGCCGCACAGCAAGCGGCCTTCGCTTCCTTGAAAGATCCGGATTTCCTCCGCCATGTGGTGGCCGCCGTCAATCAGGGAAAAGCGGATTACTATCGGCTGGCACGGGAATTGGGCTATACGCCTCTTCCCTCCGCCACCAATTTTGTCGCCATCGACACAGGCAGTGCGGAAACGGCACGCTGGTGGCTGCATTCGCTGCAAAAGCGGGGTGTATTCATCCGTGTCCCCGGCATCGCCCCTCTCGATCGCTGCCTCCGCGTAACGGTGGGCAACCCGGAGGAAAGAAAGGTGCTCACCCGACATATGCGGGAACTGAGTCAGGAGGCACCGAACCGTCATGGATCCCACCCGGGATGA
- the thiL gene encoding thiamine-phosphate kinase — protein sequence MDEFTLIRRLLQHRITDPVDPRVEVDAGDDAAVLRGRKGMSTVVTCDTMVETIHFLPNTMDPFSIGWKCLTSNISDIAAMGGIPSYTFVSLAVADHWKPSALESLYQGMKALAEHYGVRLIGGDTVRSPHHLVVTLTLMGEVEEGRALLRSSAQPGDIFFVTGPLGASAAGLHLLLQSDQDGLSGDYPGLIEAHQRPHPQVDAGRWLLTSEARIALNDISDGLAQEAYDIAAASGVTVVLDGARLPLDDSIRSYAREVTHDPVDWALYGGEDFQLAGTVSRREWERVCRGAQDRGIRLIPVGWVEEGKPRVDYVDGEERRELTRRGFNHFRKG from the coding sequence GTGGATGAATTCACATTGATTCGCCGTCTGCTGCAACACCGCATCACCGATCCCGTCGATCCGCGGGTGGAGGTGGATGCCGGCGATGATGCAGCGGTACTGCGTGGCCGCAAGGGGATGTCCACTGTGGTTACCTGTGATACGATGGTGGAAACGATCCACTTTCTTCCGAATACGATGGATCCTTTCTCCATCGGATGGAAATGCTTGACTTCCAATATCAGTGATATTGCCGCTATGGGAGGGATTCCATCTTACACGTTCGTATCGTTGGCGGTGGCGGATCACTGGAAACCGTCTGCTTTGGAAAGCCTCTACCAGGGGATGAAAGCCCTGGCGGAACACTATGGAGTCCGTTTGATCGGCGGCGACACCGTGCGATCTCCCCACCACTTGGTGGTAACCCTCACTTTGATGGGAGAAGTGGAAGAGGGAAGGGCTCTGCTTCGCTCTTCGGCACAACCGGGGGATATCTTTTTTGTCACCGGACCATTGGGGGCGTCCGCCGCCGGGCTTCACTTGTTGTTGCAATCGGATCAAGACGGTTTGAGCGGTGATTACCCCGGTTTGATCGAGGCCCATCAACGTCCGCATCCCCAGGTGGATGCAGGGCGGTGGCTACTCACAAGCGAAGCGAGGATCGCCTTGAATGATATCAGTGACGGACTGGCCCAGGAAGCTTATGACATTGCTGCGGCCAGCGGTGTGACGGTAGTCCTGGATGGGGCACGCCTTCCGCTTGATGATTCCATACGGTCCTACGCCCGGGAGGTAACACACGATCCTGTGGATTGGGCTCTTTATGGCGGAGAGGATTTCCAATTGGCGGGAACCGTTTCCCGGCGGGAATGGGAACGGGTTTGCCGTGGTGCCCAAGACCGTGGAATCCGTTTAATCCCCGTCGGATGGGTGGAAGAGGGGAAGCCAAGGGTAGACTATGTGGACGGAGAAGAGCGGAGGGAGTTGACCCGACGCGGTTTTAACCACTTTCGAAAAGGGTGA
- the tsaE gene encoding tRNA (adenosine(37)-N6)-threonylcarbamoyltransferase complex ATPase subunit type 1 TsaE: MCTSQAEWVTHSPEETKALAARLAARLCVGDVLTLEGDLGAGKTTFSQGLARGLGIADPIDSPTFTLIKEYHEGRIPLYHMDAYRLEGEPEELGWDEYFEGAGICLVEWASRIEHWLPEGRIAILIRRLDENSRHIQVRVPPEFGERLLKGLSVT; encoded by the coding sequence ATGTGCACCTCTCAAGCGGAGTGGGTGACACACAGCCCGGAAGAGACAAAAGCGTTGGCTGCCCGGTTGGCCGCTCGTTTGTGTGTGGGGGATGTTCTCACCCTGGAAGGGGATCTGGGAGCAGGAAAAACCACGTTTTCTCAAGGGTTGGCCCGTGGTTTGGGGATTGCAGATCCGATTGACAGCCCTACTTTTACGCTGATTAAAGAATATCATGAAGGACGGATTCCCCTATACCATATGGATGCGTATCGATTGGAAGGGGAGCCGGAAGAGCTGGGGTGGGACGAGTACTTTGAGGGGGCCGGGATCTGCTTGGTGGAATGGGCCAGTCGGATTGAGCATTGGCTGCCGGAGGGACGAATCGCAATCCTCATCCGTCGGTTGGATGAAAACAGCCGGCACATCCAGGTGAGGGTGCCCCCGGAGTTTGGGGAGCGCTTGTTGAAGGGGTTGTCTGTGACATGA
- the moaD gene encoding molybdopterin converting factor subunit 1, translating into MEIRILLFAAVAETIGQRSITLQLPPNASVRDLVHRLEEEYPKAAEQIRFAVIARNQEYADPDETIHPGDEIALIPPVSGGETDEPSLFAITEEPLSADRLIAQVSNPQAGAVLTFAGTVREFTDGRRTVHLEYEAYAPMAIREMKAIAQEIHQQWPGVRVAMVHRVGKLEPEEISVLIAVASPHRPESFEAGRYAIERLKESVPIWKKEIWEDGTQWQGSQTGTWDPRKPADPS; encoded by the coding sequence ATGGAGATACGAATTTTATTGTTTGCGGCAGTAGCTGAAACCATCGGTCAACGTTCGATCACCCTGCAACTGCCCCCGAATGCATCCGTGCGCGACTTGGTGCACCGCCTCGAAGAAGAATATCCCAAAGCCGCCGAGCAGATCCGTTTTGCCGTCATCGCCCGGAACCAGGAATACGCCGATCCGGACGAAACGATTCACCCCGGTGATGAGATCGCCTTGATCCCTCCGGTAAGCGGAGGGGAAACGGACGAGCCCTCCCTGTTCGCGATCACGGAGGAACCTCTGTCCGCCGACCGCCTGATCGCCCAAGTATCCAATCCGCAAGCTGGAGCCGTGCTCACGTTTGCCGGTACGGTACGGGAGTTCACCGATGGGCGGCGAACGGTTCATCTGGAATATGAGGCATACGCCCCCATGGCGATCCGGGAAATGAAAGCAATCGCGCAAGAAATCCATCAACAATGGCCCGGGGTTCGCGTTGCCATGGTCCATCGGGTGGGAAAGCTTGAGCCCGAGGAAATCAGCGTCCTGATCGCCGTCGCTTCCCCTCATCGCCCGGAATCATTCGAAGCCGGCCGTTACGCGATTGAACGCCTGAAAGAATCGGTTCCCATCTGGAAAAAAGAAATCTGGGAAGACGGTACCCAGTGGCAGGGTTCCCAAACCGGCACATGGGATCCCCGCAAACCTGCGGATCCTTCCTGA